The nucleotide sequence ATCCTGGATTTGCTCAAGGAAGTTAACATGAGAGATGCCAAACCTGCAATTACTCCTCTGGATAGCAAGCTCAAACCTAGCTTGGAGGGCACGCCACTCACTAATATACGCCATTATCAAAGGCTTATTGGTAAGTTGATCTACCTAACAATCACCAGACCTGACATCACATATTTCGTAAGTGTCGTAAGCCAATTCATGCAATCTCCCACAATTGAGCATATGAACCTTGTTAAGAGGATATTACGTTACTTAAAAGGGTCTGTGGGTCGTGGCATCATCATGAAGAAGAATGAAAACACAcaactcatgggatattgcgATGCAAATTGGGCGGGAAACGTAATCGACCCTAAGTCCACAACAGGTTACTGTACATTTGTTGGTGGAAATTTGGTCACATGGAAgagcaaaaaacaaaatgtcatTGCACGCTCAAGTGCTGAAGCCGAGTATCATGCAATGGCCTCCACTGCGTGTGAGCTGATATGGCTAAAAGGCCTTCTAAGCGACTTAAGAGTGTTTACAACTCTCCCCATGTCCTTATTTTGTGACAATCAGGCAGCAATGCATATAGCATCAAACCCATTGTTTCACGAGAGGACGaaacatattgaagttgacTGTCATTATGTTCGGGAACAAGTCCAGTCGAAAGTGATTCAGACTCATTATACCAGAAGCTGTGATCGACTGGCCGACATTTTCACCAAACCCTTGGCTTCTCACCAGTTTCAACGACTTTTGTCCAAGCTTGGATCCATAAATCTTCTGGATCTAGCTTAAGGGAGAGTATTGGAAGTAGGGTTAAATCAACCACTCAAGTGTGTCTCCTAAGTGGTTAATCAAGTGTGTAGGGTTAGGGTTAAAGCAACCACTCAAGAGCACTCAAGTGTGTCTCCAAAGTGGTTAATCAAGTGCACTCAAGTGTGTCTCCTAAGTGGTTAATCATTTGTTGTCTTTTCTTAGGAGTCCACCGGTGTGGAATAACTCAAGGAGAGTTCATCTCTTTATATTCGGCTGAACAATTGTAATGTTAGCATGAAAGAAATAATATACAATCCTTGAAAATCAACACAATTATATCCcaattctctttcttcttgtttctcgctaaggtctaaaatatcaatgatatcggaaatatcggtagtacAAAGCAcggaaatttcaatggaaatatcaggatattatcgatatcgataaaaattgaataaaaaccacagaaattgtaagaaaaacttggaaatttttattgaaactttgcaggatgtttatctagtcaattatctattagtttatcacaaaaaattggaagaaaattgatcactcatatatttcatgcatttataccatccatttctaaagtctttgtgatgtttttgtgttaaaatggtTGCATTTTACCTTACATTGTGTTAGTGTGCAGTTAAATTTGCTTTAAGATCAATTTCAagcaaaaaggagaaaaggaaataataaaaacaaacaaaagaattggAAGTGGAGCTTGTGTCCACGGGTGGTGTTTGAAAAAGAAATCAGAAAGCAAAGTGGGAGAGTGAGGATGAAGGGAGGAGCACACGGAagtgagaaagaaagagaagaaaaaaataaaataaaataaaagtgtgGAGGGAACACACGGCATTTCcggaaagaggaaagaaaagatGGTAGAAAAGAGGAGAACATGGGGTGCCCACTATGAAGTGGAGTTTGGTTGGTCTTCCACTTGTAGCTTTGGTTGGTTTTGGAAATTATTGCCTTTTGTTGAAGGCAATACACGAAAAGAGGAGAGGAAGATAGAGTGGAGGACGGACAAAATGGAGCAACAGAGGAGTATTCATTGCAGCAGAAAATAAAGGTGTGCAGCTCTCATTAGACTTACAGAGTAGAGAGTTTCAGAGAGCAACATAGCGTAAAAAGGAGGAGAAGATCGGAGAGCTTGTTTTGTAAAAAGGGTTGTTTTCCTTCTTTGATTCTTCatggataatttcttatgtattcaaataattatgtgtaactaatttcttttcgctagagtgaggccatgagTCGCAACATGATTACGTAGATTTCtctttcaattgcttaagtgttgttacatgctttctttgatattttcaatctctaaattaaactatctatgtgtcttgatgattgatcaccattaggatgcttagaaaagtcattggatgcaattttgaacaaatgtcacgttaaaattggttatgcttcttgtgattgaggattgtaatttctcctaaggtaaatatcatactcttagggattacatggtttaacaaaaggattttcatcaagattaatgaatcattcatgtttatatttaatccaattgtcatggataaattgcatgtagtggtaagcgttttaacttgaatgtcacaagtaaaacatacacaaggaaaacccaaccttcaaagcatatGTGTTTTCGATTACTTAAGCAATTGGAAGAGATacgtaggagtgttgttggtaaaggttgaactctaacatattgtcaatctatttttcttcaatcatttattttatcttgaatttcctcatttacttgttttgtttagttgaaTCATTATTTCTATAAGCCATTTCCctttttaaatgtttgtttaagtCACGTACAATAGTATTTAGTTTTGTTGAATTAGTGTAGTTCTTAGAGTTAACtaagttaaatacacaaaagttcataaattgtttatacgagtccctgaggagatcgaccttgcttgagccattctatactacaacacttgttctcttgcaaaaaatttctatggtttaaccctttgttttacaagtggtaaaatcgttatcaagaaattggcgccgttgccggggactgTGCCAACAGTTCCCAAgcttttgtgtttatttttcttatgcttatgtttatgtcttatttttattaatcattaaaaaaaacagcaaTTAATTTAGTTGAGTTTCGATCTTTGATTAAGTGCAGTGGATGTGTGGTGTGAGATTTTTTGTCTTTATTTAACTAACTAGTGGTTGCCAATTTGCATAAACTGTGTTTTTTATTCATCCAGGTTTActtactttcttttcctttttgttgtttagttagtttctgttaagttttattttatttttattgtggcTTAATGTTTATGTTGTTTGTTCAGGTGTAGTATATGGTGATTGGAACAAGGTCCAAGAATCAAGTGCTTATTCCTTACGACCCTGAACCAGAGAGAAGTGCAAGGAAGTTAGctagaaaaaaatatttagcaCAAGATTCCAACATTGGTGATACTTTTCTTAAGGATTTGTTCCTTGATCCTGAGAGCTGCACATCTATTTTCCAACCTTTGGCACCAGTTGCACACATGGCCCTAGCCTTACCTGCAGCAGGTCAACCTTTAAGGAATTCATTGGCAGCGAGAGTCAATGCAGTGCCAAGGTGCATTATATATCCAGATGTGGAAGATGGGACAACCTTTGAAATTAAACCTCACATCCTCAAAATATTGCCATCCTTTCATGGGTTGCCAAACAGTGATCCCAACATGCATTTGGCTGATTTTATTGAGGCATGTGACAACACCATAATCAGATGTTTCTCTTCTAAAGCTATCAAGTTACGCTTGTTCCCGTTCTCTTTGAAAGACAAAGCCAAGGCGTGGCTGCATTCTCTGCCTGCCAATAGCATTACAACATGGACAGAATTGCAAGAAAAATTTCTCAAtaagttttttccttcttccaagACTCTTGCACTCAAGAAAGAGATATTGGCTTTCGCTCAAAAGCCAAACGAGTCTTTCCATGAAGCTTGGGAACGGTATAATGAGATGTACACAAAATGTCCTCATGCTGGGTTTGATTCTAACCTTCAAATGAACATATTTTATGATGGTCTCAATGCCACCACCAAGAGTCAAGTGAATGCATCTGCTGGAGGGTCATTAATGTCAAAATCAGCAAGGGAAGCATTTGAGTTATTTGATATGATGGCTTCTGAATCCCAACAATGGACAGAagaacaaacacaaaagagAGAAGTTTTTGAGATTTCTCAGAGTTCTCCTAATGTTTATGCTCAAATTGCTAAAatggaaaataattttaatGCCAAGTTTGCTGCCTTAATGCAGGTCTCTTCCATGCCCAATGCCCAAGAAGCTTGCATCATTTGTAGTGAGACAACTCATGACATCACTCAATGCCCCAACAAGGATAGCTACCCTGAGCTTGTGCAAGAGCATGTGAATATGGTGAATAATTTCATTAGACCCAGAAGTGACTCTTATTCCAATACATATAATCCTGGGTGGAAGAACCATCCCAATCTTAGTTGGGGTAGCAACCAACAACCACGTCAATACCAACAGTCTTACCAATcaactagtgagactaagaaaccATCTCTTGAAGATCAAATGTCACAGCTAGCTCAACATATGTCCGCTCTCTCTAATAGCACCAACAATTTTGTTCAATCCACACAAAATAGCATTCAGAATCTCACGGCATCAGTGGGGAATTTGGAGACTCAAGTTGGACAGCTTGCTACCATGTTCaatgaaagagagaaaggaaagttCCCAAGCCAATCTGAGCAAAATCCAAGAGGGATGGAGCATTGCAAAGTAATATGGACATTGAGAAGTGGCAAGAGCTATGACACCAGAGAAGTGGTGCACCATGAAGCCGAAGTGGAAGAAGAATAGCTTATTGAAAGTGCACCGTTAGCTGCAAAGTCTTGGTCAGAGGCTATTTCTGCAGTAGGTATTCCAGATCCTAGTGCAAGTGACAAAGTGCAATCTCGACCCAACTTTGATGcaaacaaggaaaaaggcctTGGCAGTTTATTTGCACCTTCTGACAAGCCACCATACAAGCCACCTTTGCCATTTCCACAACGACAGCAACAACGTTCTAAGGAACAACAATGCATTGAATTCATGAAGACGTTGGCTAAGGTTCAAATTAATTTGCCTCTATTAGATGCTATTAAATAGATCCCATCATATGCCAAATTTCTGAATGAGCTATgttctaaaaagaaaaagttcttGGAATACGAGAAGGTGATTTTAACTGAGCAATGCAGTGTTGTCCTCTTACATAAGCTACCACCCAAGAAGAAAGATCCGGGGAGTTTCACTATCTCTTGTACTATTGGTAGTCTTGATTTTCATAAAGTATTGATTGATTTAGGAGCAAGTGTTAACCTTATGCCTTATTCTGTTTTCAAAAATTAGGTGAAGGAGAACTCAAGCCCACATCTGTGAGTCTTCAATTGGCAGATAGGTCTGTGACCTATCCTTTAGGTATTCTGGAAAATGTGATTATTAAAGTGGATAAATTATATCTTCCAGCTGATTTCATTGTACTTGACATGGAGGAAGACAAGGAAGTGCCTCTCATTTTAGGCCGACCGTTCATGGCCACCGCTCGGACACTTATTGATGTGGAAGCAGGTACTTTAACCTTAAGAGTGCAAGGAGAGTCAATTGTATTCAAACTCTTTGAAGCTGTCAAGCGTCCTTTTGAACCTGAAGAGTGTTTTCGTGTTGATGTTTTGGATGAGATTGTGCATGCAAACTTTGCCTCACAATCATCTAACGATGAGCTGTTAACTTGCCTCACCAACCATGATGCTACTTTATCTATGGAAGAAAATGTGGTGGACGTCATTGCTGCATTGGATAGTGCACCAATTCATAATCCAAAGTGGCGACATGTTTATGAAAGGCTTGGAGTGCCTAAGCAGCCCCTTCTTCCTTCAAGTGAGCAAGCTCTGAAGTTAGAGCTCAAGCTACTGCCGAGCCACCTCAAGTATGCTCATCTCAGGGTGAACGAGACCTTGCCTGTTATTATTGCTGCTAATCTTAATGACACGGAGGAAGACAAATTACTAAGAGTTCTTCGCAAGTATCAAGATGCTCTGGGGTGGACACTTGTTGACATAAAGGGCATTAGTCCAGCTTTGTGCATGCATAGGATTTTTATGGAGGCTGGGACTAAACCAATTATTGAAGCTCAAAGACGTCTAAATCCGATCCTGAAGGAAGTTGTAAGAGTTGAGGTGATGAAGTTACTCGATGCAAGTATCatttatccaatctcggatagcaaATGGGTGAGCCCGACTCAGGTGGTTCCAAAGAAAACTGGTattactgtggtgaagaatgataacaACGAGCTTGTGCCTACAAGGATGACCACCGGATGgcgaatgtgtgttgactatagAAAGCCCAATAACAGCACTAGAAATGATCATTTTTCgctgccattcattgatcagatGCTTGAGAGACTAATTGGTCATTCTTTCTATTGTTTCTTAGATGGTTATTCAgggtacaaccaaattccaattgcCCCTAAGGATCAAGAGAAGACAACGTTTACAtgcccttttggtacatttgcatacAGAcgaatgccatttggattgtgcAATGCCCCTGCCACTTTCCAACGATGCATGATGAGTATTTTTTCCGGAATGGTTGAAAATATTGTTGAggtttttatggatgacttttctgtttttggtaATTCTTTCGATATATGTTTGGATAACTTGTCTTTGGTTTTGGAAAGATGCAGGGAGACTAatcttgtgttaaattgggagaaatgccattttatggttaagCATGGCATTGTGCTAGGACATCTAATTTCAAGCAAAGGAATAGAGGTCGACAAGGCAAAGATTGAGGTGATCGccaaattaccaccaccaacTTCTGTGAAGAATGTGAGATCTTTCTTGGGACATGCTGGTTTTTATcgaagattcatcaaggatttttccaaaATTAGTCGTCCTCTTTGTAATTTACTTGCTAAAGATGCTTGTTTTCATTTTAATGCAGATTGTCATGATgctttcaacaaattgaaggaTCTTCTCACATCAGCCCCAATTATAACAGCTCCAGATTGGACCCTTCATTTTGAGCTCATGTGCGATGCTTTCGATTACGCTGTGGGTGCTGTCCTTGGTCGGCGACGTGACAAATTTCCCCATGTTATATATTATGCCAGCcgcactttgaatgatgctcagCTGAATTAtgccactacggaaaaagaattACTTGCAGTGGTATTTGCTCTTGAAAAGTTTCGATCGTACTTAATTGATTCTAAAGTCATTGTGTATTCTGATCATTCTGCTCTCAAGTACTTATTGTCTAAAAAATAGGCCAAACCACGATTGATTCGATGGGTCcttctcttgcaagaatttgATTTGGAGATCCTAGATAAAAAGGGACGTGAGAATGTTGTGGCGGATCATCTCTCCAGATTAGTAAATGCAAGCACTGATGAGGCAGATTCATTGCCCCTGCAAGAGAGCTTTCCAGACGAGCAATTTCTAGCGGTTACTCATCAAGTACCATGGTATGTTGACATCGCAAATTATTTGGCATCTGGAGAAATACCATCAGAGTTCAGTTACCAACAAAGGAAGAAGTTCCTCTCCACTGTAAAACACTACTTTTGGGATGAGCCATACCTTTTCAAGCATTACCAAGATCAAATCATTCGTCGGTGTGTCCCCTTAGAAGAACAAGAAAGCATTTTGAAGTTTGCTCACCattatgcatgtggtggtcattTTGGACCAAGAAGGACTGCGGCCAAGATCTTACAGAGTGGTTTCTTTTGGCCATCTTTATTCAAAGATGCATACCTATGGTGCTAGgcttgtgataagtgtcaaagaGTTGGCAATCTTTCTCAAAGAAATGAGATGCCCCAACAAAGTTTTTTGGTGATTGAGCTATTTGATGTCTGGGGTATAGACTTCATGGGATCTTTCCCTTCTTCACATGGCAATCTCTACATCTTGGTGGCGGTTGATTATGTCTCTAAGTGGGTGAAGGCAATAGCTTCTCCAACATGCAAAAGTTCTGTGGTGTTAGGTTTCTTGCAGAATACTATTTTTCCCCGATTTGGAGTACCTCGTGCTATCATCAGTGACGAAGGTACGCATTTCTTAAACCGCACCATGGCTGCCCTTTGTGCCAAGTATCATATTCACCATCGCATAGCCACCCCATACCATCCACAGACATCTGGACAAGTTGAAGTATCTAATCGTGAGCTCAAGAGGATTCTTGAGAAAACTGTCAGTTCATCTCGAAAAGATTGGAGTTTAAAGCTTACTGATGCTTTGTGGGCATATAGGACAGCTTATAAGACACCAATTGGGATGTCTCCTTTTCGTTTGGTGTATGGGAAAGCTTGCCATCTGCCTATGGAACTTGAGCACAAGGCATATTGGGCTATTAAGCACCTCAATTTTGACTACCAGGTAGATGGAGAGAAGCGGAAGCTGCAGTTGAATGAACTGGAAGAAATAAGGAATGATGCTTATGAGAATGCAAAGATTTACAAAGATAAGACCAAGAAATTTCATGATGCTCACATCCTTCGTAAAGAGTTTCAACCGGGTCAAAAGGTTTTGCTTTTTAATTCGAGACTAAAACTATTCCCAGGAAAGCTCAAATCACATTGGAATGGTCCATATCGTGTTGTACAGGTCCATCTTCATGGGGCTGTGGATATCCAAAACATGCAAACTGGTTTTATCTTCAAAGTTAATGGGCATCGCTTGAAGTTATACAAGGAGTCTCCATATGATCTTGCTAAGGATTCCATCACTTTGAAGGAACCTGTTATTTGAATCAAACTGCTAACAGAATGTCTAGCTCTAGATAGTAActaaagcgcttcttgggaggcaacccaagttttctatctttcatctttagtttgaataattttaaatgttcttgttctgtttttctcttgttttctaGTTTGTGTTTAAGTCCTACTTTTGCTCCCTTATGCAGGTAATGATTTTGCAATCTCTACAACAACTTCTTGAAAAGTTTCTTAATCCCACGGGTTATTCACACATTTATTATGCATAATGGGACGTGTTGAAACAAGTTTGGGGATGATTTGGAATTCTaccatggaaaaaaaaatgcatttttactGCTGCTCTCCTCGCCTACACAAATTggtgtgttctttccttttctttatgtgtctttatttcattttgtatttctttccttccatttttatgtcttattgttcaaaattcctttcattatcattggggacaatgctataattaagtttgggggtggaaatatatttcgttagtttacttcttttttttttttttttaaaacaatttgcaTTTTTGTTATTGTTTGTAGCTACTTCTCAATTCAATGATGAGTTTTGATCTTAATTTCCTTCTTACTTTCAAGAAGTCTAAG is from Malus sylvestris chromosome 5, drMalSylv7.2, whole genome shotgun sequence and encodes:
- the LOC126621554 gene encoding uncharacterized protein LOC126621554 yields the protein MVIGTRSKNQVLIPYDPEPERSARKLARKKYLAQDSNIGDTFLKDLFLDPESCTSIFQPLAPVAHMALALPAAGQPLRNSLAARVNAVPRCIIYPDVEDGTTFEIKPHILKILPSFHGLPNSDPNMHLADFIEACDNTIIRCFSSKAIKLRLFPFSLKDKAKAWLHSLPANSITTWTELQEKFLNKFFPSSKTLALKKEILAFAQKPNESFHEAWERYNEMYTKCPHAGFDSNLQMNIFYDGLNATTKSQVNASAGGSLMSKSAREAFELFDMMASESQQWTEEQTQKREVFEISQSSPNVYAQIAKMENNFNAKFAALMQVSSMPNAQEACIICSETTHDITQCPNKDSYPELVQEHVNMVNNFIRPRSDSYSNTYNPGWKNHPNLSWGSNQQPRQYQQSYQSTSETKKPSLEDQMSQLAQHMSALSNSTNNFVQSTQNSIQNLTASVGNLETQVGQLATMFNEREKGKFPSQSEQNPRGMEHCKVIWTLRSGKSYDTREVVHHEAEVEEE